A stretch of DNA from Candidatus Polarisedimenticolia bacterium:
TGCTGCACGGCGCCCCGCACGTCCTCGAAATCGGCGAGGGAGTCCAGGACCAGCCGGCGGCCCGAGCGCAGCGCGAGAAACAGGGCGCTGGCGTGCGGCTCGAGGCGGCCGAAGCGCAGACCCCGGTGCTCGCGCACGCCCACGACGTCGCTCCAGGAGATGAGGCGGGGCCGCGCGCCGAGGCGGGCCAGAATGAGGTTGCGGTACTCGATCCCCGCCTCGCCTAGGGTGTAGCGGTCGGCCCAGGCGCCCAGGAGGCTCGCGAGGCTCATGAGCGACAGCCCCGCCAGGACGAAGAAGGCCGGCGTGACACCCCCCGTCGCGCCGGTCGAGACGGCCCCGGCGACGAACAGCAGGGCGCAGGTGCTGCTGATCGCGCGCGCCCCCGCCGAGCGGTGAAACGTGCGTGCCTGGCCGGCCCCGCCGTTCATCCGGGGGGCCAGCTGAAGCGGCGGCCGCCGAGCAGGTGGACGTGGATGTGGAACACCGATTGCCCGGCGCTCTCGAGGCAGTTTCCCACCAGGCGGTAGCCCTTCTCGTGCAGCCCCTTCTCCTTCGCGATGCGGGCGGCCGCGACCAGCATGTGGCCGAGGAGCGGCTCGTCTCCGGCCCCGACGTCGTTGAAGGTCGCAAGATGCTTCTTCGGGACCACCAGGGTGTGCTCCGGGGCCTGCGGGTTGATGTCCTCGAAGGCCATGATCTGGTCGTCCTCGTAGACGATCTTCGACGGGATGTCCTTGCGCGCGATCCTGCAGAAGAGACAGTCGGCCATCCTGATCCCCCTCGGGCCGGATTCGGGCCCGGCTAGCTGATCCTCTCGATCCGGGCGCCGAGCGCCTGGAACTTGGTCTCCACCTTCTCGTAGCCGCGGTCGATGTGGTAGGCGCGGTGGATGACGGTCTCCCCCTCCGCGGCCAGGCCGGCCAGGATGAGACACGCCGAGGCGCGCAGGTCGCTCGCCATGACCGGCGCCCCCGACAGGGGGGACGGTCCGGCCACGATGGCGGTCTGCCCGTCGACCACGATGCGCGCCCCCATGCGCCGCAGCTCGCCGACGTGCATGAAACGGTTTTCGAAGACGGTCTCGGTGACGATCGACACCCCCTCGGCCCGGGTCATCACCACCATGAACTGCGCCTGCAGGTCGGTCGGGAAGTCCGGGTACGGACGGGTGGTGACGTTGGCGGCGCGCAGCGGGCCGTCCGGCGCGACCGCGATCGAATCGCCGTGCACCTGGAGCCCGACGCCGCACTCCCTGAGCTTGTCGAGGACCGATTCGAGGTGCGCCGGCTCGCACTGCTCGACGGTGACGCCGCTGCGCGTGGCGGCCGCCGCCATCAGGAACGTCCCGGCCTCGATCCGGTCCGGAATGACGCGATGCTCCGTCCCGTGGAGCTCCGGGACGCCGTCGATCACGATCCGGCCGGTTCCCGCCCCCTCGATCCGGGCTCCGCAGGCGTTGAGGAAGCGCGCCAGATCGCCGACCTCGGGCTCCTGGGCGCAGTTCTTCAGGACCGTGCGCCCCTCGGCCAGGCAGGCGGCCATCATGAGGTTCTCGGTGCCGGTGACGGTGCGATCCTCGAAGACGATCTCGGCCCCCTTCAGCCTCGGGCAGGTCGCCACCACGTCGCCGTGCTCGACCGAGACGGTCGCGCCCATCCGTCGCAGCGCTTCGATGTGGTAGTCGATCGGGCGGGCGCCGATGGCGCACCCGCCCGGCAGCGACACTCTCGCCCGCCCGAGGCGCGCCAGGAGGGGACCGAGGACGAGGATCGAGGCGCGCATCGTCCGCACGAGGTCGTACGGCGCCTGCGCCTCGCCGCCCGTCCCCCCCTGGACGCGCAGCGTGTCCCCGTCGAGCCCGGCCGCACCGGCACCGAGCGGGCGGAGCACCTTGATCATGGTCTGCACGTCGCGCACCACGGGGACGTTGCGCAGGACGACCGGACCGTCCACCAGGAGCGTCGCGGCCATCTCCGGCAGCACGGCGTTCTTGGCGCCGCTGGCGCGCACCCGCCCCGCCAGGCGGCAGGGTCCCTGAATGCGGATGGTGTCCATGACGGGCGATTATACGCGCACGCCTGCAGCAGGCGGGAGCGCGGCGGTGCGGCGATCGCGGGGGAGCGGCTATAATCGTGCCCCACGGCGCGGGGGAATGGCGCCGCCGGGCCCGAACGCAGCGGGGGGATCTCCGTGCCGCTCTATGAGTACGAGTGCAGCGCCTGCCATCACCGGTTCGAGCGGATCCAGCGCTTCAGCGATCCGATCGTCCGGAAATGCCCCGCGTGCGGCAAGAACCGGGTCAAGAAGCTCCTCTCCTCGCCGGCCATCCAGTTCAAGGGGGCGGGGTTCTATATCAACGATTATCAGCGCAAGGGATCGAGCACGTCGCTTCCCGACCACGGCGAGTCCGAGAAAAAGAAGAAGGACGAGAAGGACTCGAGTCCGGCGGCGGCGAAGACGGACAAGACCGACAAGAAATCCACGAAGAAAGAGTAGGCACGCCGTCCGGCCCGACCGGGGACCCGGCAGCGCCCCTATCTCGCGCCCGCAAGCCGGCGCGCGCCCCGATAGAGCCCCTTCCAGTACTCGTCCTCCAGGTGATCGATCCGCACGACGGGGGATCGGTACGTCGTGGCGCTCACGAAACCGCCCGCTTCGAGGGCGATCCCGACGTGCGTGATGGCGCGCTCCTCGGGGCCGAAGAAGACGAGGTCGCCGCGTCGAAGGGCGTCCCGGCGGGCTGGCGCGAGCTCCGGGTGAGCGTACTGCAGATCGGCGTCGCGCGGCAGCAGGTGGCCGTGCACCCGGTAGACGATCTGGACGAGTCCGGAGCAGTCGAGGCCGAACGGTGTGGTCCCGCCCCACAGGTAGGGGATGCCGAGAAATCTCAGCGCAGTCGAGGCGAGATCCTCGCGGTCGGCCACGGTCTCACCGGCGGGCAGGAGGTCGCCACGCTGCGCCCAGCCCCTGCGGCCGTCGGGCAGGAGGACCCGCATCCAGTCCGGGGCCTCGTCCGTCACCTCCAGCAGCGACAGGAGCGGCGCCGCGCTCAGGGGGGATGCGGAGGTGACGTCCCGCTCGCGGTAGATCTGACACATGAAGTTCCGGACCACGAAGGCGCGATCGGGCGCGGGGTAGGCGACCGCTCGCGCCGGCGCCTCCCGCAATGCGACCGAACGGATCCAGCCACGGTACTGGTCGGGCGTCTCCACCAGCCCGAAGCCGCGCGCCTCGTCGAGGAGGGTGACCGTCGCGCCGAGCGTCGCCTGGCTGACGACGGGGGAGGAGGGATCGGGTCTCGCGAACATGTTGACGACCGGGGGGAGGACCACCGCGGGGTGGCGGGGCGGGGCGCCGGCGCGCCGCCTGAGATCGACCCGGCGCGCGGGGGTGAGGCTGCGTCGTTCGGGGTGGGCGCCCAGCTGCGCCGCGCCCTGGCGCCGGTCCTTCGCGGCGCCGCCGCGGCGCCTCCTGGGCCTCGCCTT
This window harbors:
- a CDS encoding zinc ribbon domain-containing protein → MPLYEYECSACHHRFERIQRFSDPIVRKCPACGKNRVKKLLSSPAIQFKGAGFYINDYQRKGSSTSLPDHGESEKKKKDEKDSSPAAAKTDKTDKKSTKKE
- a CDS encoding histidine triad nucleotide-binding protein — its product is MADCLFCRIARKDIPSKIVYEDDQIMAFEDINPQAPEHTLVVPKKHLATFNDVGAGDEPLLGHMLVAAARIAKEKGLHEKGYRLVGNCLESAGQSVFHIHVHLLGGRRFSWPPG
- the murA gene encoding UDP-N-acetylglucosamine 1-carboxyvinyltransferase, which gives rise to MDTIRIQGPCRLAGRVRASGAKNAVLPEMAATLLVDGPVVLRNVPVVRDVQTMIKVLRPLGAGAAGLDGDTLRVQGGTGGEAQAPYDLVRTMRASILVLGPLLARLGRARVSLPGGCAIGARPIDYHIEALRRMGATVSVEHGDVVATCPRLKGAEIVFEDRTVTGTENLMMAACLAEGRTVLKNCAQEPEVGDLARFLNACGARIEGAGTGRIVIDGVPELHGTEHRVIPDRIEAGTFLMAAAATRSGVTVEQCEPAHLESVLDKLRECGVGLQVHGDSIAVAPDGPLRAANVTTRPYPDFPTDLQAQFMVVMTRAEGVSIVTETVFENRFMHVGELRRMGARIVVDGQTAIVAGPSPLSGAPVMASDLRASACLILAGLAAEGETVIHRAYHIDRGYEKVETKFQALGARIERIS
- a CDS encoding SH3 domain-containing C40 family peptidase; the protein is MTRRKARPRRRRGGAAKDRRQGAAQLGAHPERRSLTPARRVDLRRRAGAPPRHPAVVLPPVVNMFARPDPSSPVVSQATLGATVTLLDEARGFGLVETPDQYRGWIRSVALREAPARAVAYPAPDRAFVVRNFMCQIYRERDVTSASPLSAAPLLSLLEVTDEAPDWMRVLLPDGRRGWAQRGDLLPAGETVADREDLASTALRFLGIPYLWGGTTPFGLDCSGLVQIVYRVHGHLLPRDADLQYAHPELAPARRDALRRGDLVFFGPEERAITHVGIALEAGGFVSATTYRSPVVRIDHLEDEYWKGLYRGARRLAGAR